The following proteins are encoded in a genomic region of Oreochromis aureus strain Israel breed Guangdong linkage group 8, ZZ_aureus, whole genome shotgun sequence:
- the pelo gene encoding protein pelota homolog, which yields MKLLHKDIEKDNAGQVTLVPEEAEDMWHTYNLLQVRDSLRASTIRKVQTESPTGSVGSSRVRTTLTLCVETIDFDTQACQLRVKGTNIEENQYVKMGAYHTIELELNRKFTLAKKNWDSVVLDRIDQACDPTQRADVAAVVMQEGLANLVLVTPAMTLLRAKVEVTIPRKRKGSCTQHEKGLEKFYEAVMQAILRHINFDVVKCILVASPGYVKDHFTTYLFSEAVRQDNKILLENRPKFMLVHSSSGHKYSLKEVLSDPTVTNRLSDTKAAGEVKALEDFYKMLQHEPDRAFYGLGHVEKAADALAVDTLLISDKLFRHQDIPTRSRYVRLVDNVRDNGGTVRIFSSLHVSGEQLTQLSGVAAILRFPIADLSDAEDDSSSDED from the exons ATGAAGTTGCTCCATAAAGATATTGAGAAAGATAATGCCGG TCAGGTGACTCTGGTGCCTGAGGAGGCGGAAGATATGTGGCATACCTACAACCTGCTCCAAGTGAGGGACAGCTTAAGAGCCTCGACTATCAG AAAGGTGCAGACCGAGTCCCCTACAGGAAGCGTGGGCAGCTCGAGAGTCCGAACTACTCTGACATTGTGTGTGGAGACTATCGACTTTGACACCCAGGCCTGCCAGCTGAGAGTAAAGGGAACTAACATAGAGGAGAACCAATATGTCAAG aTGGGGGCTTATCACACTATTGAGCTTGAGCTCAACAGGAAGTTCACTCTGGCTAAAAAGAACTGGGACAGCGTCGTGCTGGATAGAATTG ATCAGGCATGTGACCCGACCCAGAGGGCAGATGTGGCTGCTGTGGTAATGCAGGAAGGCCTGGCCAACCTGGTGCTCGTGACACCTGCCATGACGCTGCTTCGTGCAAAAGTGGAAGTCACCATTCCCCGTAAGAGAAAAGGAAGCTGCACACAGCACGAGAAG GGACTGGAGAAGTTTTATGAAGCTGTGATGCAAGCCATTCTCCGTCACATCAATTTTGATG TTGTGAAGTGCATCCTGGTGGCCAGCCCAGGCTATGTGAAGGACCACTTTACGACCTACCTCTTTAGTGAGGCGGTACGGCAGGACAACAAGATCCTGCTGGAGAATCGGCCCAAATTCATGCTGGTCCACTCATCGTCAGGTCATAAGTACTCACTCAAAG AAGTCCTTTCTGACCCCACTGTGACAAATAGGCTGTCTGATACGAAG GCAGCCGGAGAGGTGAAAGCCCTGGAAGACTTCTATAAAATGCTGCAGCATGAGCCTGACCGAGCCTTCTATGG CCTCGGTCATGTGGAGAAAGCTGCTGACGCCCTCGCTGTCGACACCTTGTTGATAAGCGACAAGTTGTTCAG GCATCAGGATATCCCCACCAGGAGTCGCTACGTTCGCTTGGTGGACAATGTGAGAGACAATGGCGGCACTGTCAG AATATTCTCAAGCCTTCATGTTTCGGGTGAAC AACTGACTCAGCTGAGTGGGGTGGCTGCCATATTGCGGTTTCCCATCGCCGACCTTTCAGACGCCGAGGACGACAGTAGCTCAGATGAAGACTga
- the ppp1cab gene encoding protein phosphatase 1, catalytic subunit, alpha isozyme b: MAEADKLNIDSIIQRLLEVKGSRPGKNVQLTENEIRGLCLKSREIFLSQPILLELEAPLKICGDVHGQYYDLLRLFEYGGFPPESNYLFLGDYVDRGKQSLETICLLLAYKIKYPENFFLLRGNHECASINRIYGFYDECKRRYNIKLWKTFTDCFNCLPVAAIVDEKIFCCHGGLSPDLQSMEQVRRVMRPTDVPDQGLLCDLLWADPDKDVLGWGENDRGVSFTFGADVVTKFLHKHDMDLICRAHQVVEDGYEFFAKRQLVTLFSAPNYCGEFDNAGAMMSVDETLMCSFQILKPADKKLFYGGGGGMGSGRPVTPPRKAKK; the protein is encoded by the exons ATGGCAGAAGCCGACAAGTTGAACATCGACTCCATTATACAGCGTCTCCTCGAAG TGAAAGGCTCCAGACCTGGCAAAAATGTTCAGCTGACAGAGAATGAAATCCGTGGTCTTTGCCTCAAATCCCGGGAGATCTTCCTCAGCCAGCCAATCCTGCTTGAACTTGAGGCACCCCTCAAGATTTGTG GTGATGTTCACGGGCAGTACTATGATCTGCTCAGGCTGTTTGAATATGGAGGCTTTCCCCCAGAGAGCAACTACCTGTTCCTGGGGGACTACGTAGACAGAGGCAAGCAGTCCCTGGAGACCATCTGTCTGTTGCTGGCTTACAAGATCAAATACCCAGAAAACTTCTTTCTGCTGAGAGGAAACCATGAGTGCGCCTCTATTAACAGAATATACGGCTTCTACGACGAGT GTAAAAGGCGATACAACATAAAGCTGTGGAAGACCTTCACTGACTGCTTCAACTGTTTGCCTGTAGCAGCCATTGTTGATGAGAAGATCTTCTGTTGCCATGGAG GCCTGTCTCCAGACCTCCAGTCCATGGAGCAGGTGAGAAGGGTCATGCGTCCCACTGATGTTCCTGACCAGGGCCTCCTGTGCGACCTGCTGTGGGCAGACCCCGATAAAGATGTGCTGGGCTGGGGTGAGAACGACCGCGGTGTCTCCTTCACTTTTGGTGCAGATGTGGTGACAAAGTTCCTCCACAAACATGACATGGACCTCATTTGTCGAGCCCATCAG gtggTTGAGGACGGATATGAGTTCTTTGCAAAGAGGCAGCTCGTGACTCTGTTCTCTGCCCCAAACTACTGCGGGGAGTTCGACAATGCCGGAGCTATGATGAGTGTAGATGAGACCCTCATGTGTTCATTCCAG ATCCTCAAACCTGCAGATAAGAAGCTGTTCTATGGTGGGGGTGGGGGCATGGGCTCCGGTCGCCCAGTCACTCCACCTAGGAAAGCTAAGAAATGA